TCAGCAGACCGCTGCCGCACAGTTCGCGGTTGCCGGTCAATGAGACCGGGCCGTTGATGAAAGTCAGGCCGGTGACTGTCCCCGTGAACCCTGCCCCACTCACCGTGGGTTCCAGCCAGCCCTGATAGGGTGCCGCGGCCAGCATCTGGTGTTTGGTCTGTCCCAGCACAGAGGCGAACAGGTCCGGGTCGGAGGTAAGGGCAAAAGGGTTTTTGCTGCGCAGCTGCGGGTCGTTCGGGAGGCTGCCGTGCTCCACCTGATTCTGCCCGGTAATCGCGTAGCTGGAGATCACGCCTTTCACGTCGCGCCGCACCGGGGTGCCTTCAGCCACGGCTGCCATGGTGCCGCCGCTGTCCCAGGCCACCACGAGACTCCGGCTGGCTGGGTCCACGCTCTGTACGGTTCCACCAAGCGGTCCGACCTGAACCGCTGAGCCCACCGTCAGCAGCGACGGATCCGAAACCATGATGGTGCTGGTGGTTCCCGACCCCCCGGTAAACGCTGCAGTCACGGCCGAGTCAACGCGGTGGACCGGGGCCTGTGCCGCGACGCTGGTACTGTCGGGAGCACCGGACACGGGCATGAGGGTGACGGAGCTGGTCTGCCTGTTCACGCCCAGGACCCGGTACGTAGCGCCCTGCAATTCCACGTAATCCCCGGGGCCCAGCAGCAGCTGGGCAGACAGTGTGGACTGCAGCGCCACCACAAACGCCCCGTTGTCTGCCGGTAAGCTGATCACCTCTGTGACCAGGGCCACCTGCACCATCCCGGTCGAGGTCAACCTGGACTCACCCTGTACCACGGCGCCTGCGGTCAGGTCCACATTTGCATACGACTGCAATGGCGCCTCGACACGAATGTTGAAGCCCGGCTGGCGGACAGTGTAAAAGTCCTGCAGCACACGCTGGCGCGCGCCGCCAGCACTGTCCGTGGCCATCAGGGTAAAAACGCCTGTGGCAGGCATGGTTGCGGCGCTCAGCGTCACATCTCCGTAGCTGCTCAGGCCCTGGGCAGTCAGCCAGGAATTCAGGGCTGCCGGTGTGGTGCCGCGGAACTGCAGATGACCGGGCAGGGCGTCACGGCGGGCAAGAAAGCGCACCGCAAAGGTATTGATCCCGCTTTCAGCCGCCAGCAGGGCCTGATAGGCGGCGCGCTCATTGACGCCACCCTTGCGGGCGCCCAGGGTCATGGTGGCGGTGGTGCTGACCACGATCATCAGCACGATGGTTGTAAACAGCAGGGCAACGACCAGCGCAACCCCCTGCTGCGCGTGACGCGGGGCAGGGGGCAGGCCAGCCTGAACAGGCGGCAACATGCGGACAGCCTAAGCAATGCCCTTCAGGTGCGAGGGCTCAAATCAGCGCATGGTGTCTCAGGCGGTAAATTTACTCAGGGCAGGCGGGTGCCCTGTGGGGTGATCACATAGGTGATGCCGCCGCTGTGGTCCAGCCAGAGTTTTTCAAATGCAGCGCGCGGATAGGTGCGGCGGACCGTGTCGTTGCCGGGTGCAGCAGGATCGTTGAGCACCGGGTTGCCCTTGGCATCAAAGCCGGCCAGCACCATCAGGTGCCCGGCGCTGCTGACCAGCGGGGCGCCGGGCAGCTCACCTTTTTTCCAGCCCAGGCTGACGGCCAGCGGCAGACCGGCCGCCGTGAACTTCTCCGCCGCCGCGAGACTCGGCA
The window above is part of the Deinococcus malanensis genome. Proteins encoded here:
- a CDS encoding pilus assembly PilX N-terminal domain-containing protein; this translates as MLPPVQAGLPPAPRHAQQGVALVVALLFTTIVLMIVVSTTATMTLGARKGGVNERAAYQALLAAESGINTFAVRFLARRDALPGHLQFRGTTPAALNSWLTAQGLSSYGDVTLSAATMPATGVFTLMATDSAGGARQRVLQDFYTVRQPGFNIRVEAPLQSYANVDLTAGAVVQGESRLTSTGMVQVALVTEVISLPADNGAFVVALQSTLSAQLLLGPGDYVELQGATYRVLGVNRQTSSVTLMPVSGAPDSTSVAAQAPVHRVDSAVTAAFTGGSGTTSTIMVSDPSLLTVGSAVQVGPLGGTVQSVDPASRSLVVAWDSGGTMAAVAEGTPVRRDVKGVISSYAITGQNQVEHGSLPNDPQLRSKNPFALTSDPDLFASVLGQTKHQMLAAAPYQGWLEPTVSGAGFTGTVTGLTFINGPVSLTGNRELCGSGLLIVRGDLTVNRTCPVGFSGAIYVMGDYDQQGHSLIRGAVIVEGAHEPLAGTECMPSLSMTGSGSGNACDTRVAGTGQGSAKIIYDRGALLAAGSLLSAPELHAIPGTWRQR